The Candidatus Methylomirabilota bacterium genome window below encodes:
- a CDS encoding AI-2E family transporter, producing MNKGWGIIALVVAALYWLQGVLIPLALAVLLTFLLSPVVDTLQRRGLGRVPAVLVTVLLVLSILGGIGWTLTRQMVTLADELPRYSLNIRHRIADLRGASKGGSMEKVQKTVEDVVSEIQKTDKPGVTSQKPIAVALESPSILAHLPSLLQALTSAVVVAVLMVFMLLERRELRDRVILLIGYRRVTATTRALDEAGARISQYLLMQSIVNGSFGVAVGLGLFLIGVPYAVTWGTLAAALRFIPYVGTYSAALLPLALSLAVFPGWLQPALVVGLFLTIQLVTNMVIEPWLYGQSAGVSRVALLVAVTFWTWLWGPVGLLLATPLTVCLLVLGRHLPALGFLVVLMGDRPVIEAKARYYQRLLARDQDEAADIVEAYVSADGRESVYDAVLLPALYYAKQDRDRGLLTEGDAQFVGQATREILDVLAHDAPAPSERDPGDLSVSDSGADTRVRIVGCPARDEADALALEMVRHLLDPARYRIEMIGASMLTAEVVAWVALHHPALLCIGAVAPGGLSQARHLCKRLRSQCPELKIVVGRWGLHDEKDADRRHLLAAGADHVETTVLDTQRTLTQLGLTLESAHAASPAS from the coding sequence ATGAATAAGGGTTGGGGAATCATTGCGCTCGTCGTAGCGGCCTTGTATTGGCTGCAGGGCGTGCTGATCCCGCTGGCGCTGGCCGTCCTGCTGACGTTCCTCCTGAGTCCCGTCGTGGACACCCTCCAGCGGCGAGGGCTGGGTCGGGTCCCGGCGGTCCTCGTAACTGTCCTCCTCGTCCTCTCGATCCTGGGCGGGATTGGCTGGACGCTCACTCGCCAGATGGTGACGCTCGCGGACGAGCTGCCGCGGTACAGCCTGAACATCCGCCACAGAATCGCGGACCTTCGCGGGGCCAGCAAGGGCGGCTCCATGGAGAAGGTTCAGAAGACTGTGGAGGACGTCGTCAGCGAGATCCAGAAGACGGACAAGCCGGGCGTGACGAGTCAAAAGCCGATCGCCGTCGCCCTGGAGTCCCCGTCCATTCTCGCCCACCTGCCAAGCCTCCTCCAAGCGTTGACGAGCGCGGTGGTCGTGGCCGTGCTCATGGTCTTCATGCTGCTCGAGCGCCGGGAGCTCCGGGATCGGGTGATTTTGCTGATCGGCTATCGGCGGGTGACGGCAACGACCAGAGCCCTGGACGAAGCCGGGGCGCGCATCAGCCAGTACCTGCTCATGCAATCCATCGTCAACGGTAGTTTCGGCGTGGCCGTGGGACTCGGCCTATTCCTGATCGGGGTTCCCTATGCCGTCACCTGGGGGACCTTGGCGGCGGCCCTTCGGTTCATCCCGTACGTGGGGACATACAGCGCGGCGCTCCTGCCGCTCGCCCTCAGCCTGGCGGTCTTCCCAGGGTGGCTCCAACCGGCGCTGGTCGTCGGTCTGTTCCTCACGATACAGCTCGTCACGAACATGGTGATCGAGCCGTGGTTGTACGGTCAAAGCGCCGGGGTATCGCGGGTCGCGCTCCTGGTAGCGGTGACCTTCTGGACCTGGCTCTGGGGACCGGTGGGCCTGCTGCTGGCGACGCCCCTGACGGTCTGCCTCCTCGTGCTCGGCAGGCACCTGCCCGCCCTGGGGTTCCTCGTCGTGCTCATGGGAGACCGGCCGGTCATCGAGGCCAAGGCGCGCTATTACCAGCGACTGCTCGCGCGCGACCAGGACGAGGCGGCCGACATCGTCGAGGCCTACGTGAGCGCGGACGGACGGGAGTCGGTCTACGACGCGGTGCTCCTGCCCGCGCTCTACTATGCCAAGCAGGACCGTGATCGCGGTCTGTTGACGGAGGGTGACGCGCAGTTCGTGGGACAGGCCACCCGGGAGATCCTCGACGTGCTCGCCCACGACGCTCCCGCCCCCTCAGAGAGGGACCCCGGGGACCTGTCCGTGAGTGACTCCGGCGCCGACACCCGGGTCAGGATCGTCGGGTGTCCCGCTCGCGATGAGGCGGATGCCCTGGCGCTCGAGATGGTGCGACATCTGCTGGACCCCGCGCGGTACCGGATCGAGATGATCGGCGCCTCGATGCTCACGGCCGAAGTGGTCGCCTGGGTCGCCCTGCACCACCCCGCGCTCCTCTGCATCGGGGCCGTGGCTCCGGGCGGCTTGAGCCAGGCGCGGCATCTCTGTAAGCGCCTACGTTCGCAATGTCCAGAGCTCAAGATCGTGGTCGGTCGCTGGGGTCTCCACGACGAAAAGGATGCCGATCGCCGGCACCTGCTCGCGGCCGGGGCCGATCACGTCGAGACGACCGTGCTCGATACGCAACGGACGCTGACCCAGCTGGGGCTTACGCTCGAGAGTGCCCACGCCGCGTCCCCGGCATCGTGA
- a CDS encoding transposase zinc-binding domain-containing protein: MALIRKHLEPFLREASDRGDGHGLPRFVEQEFREFLTCGVLAHGFARLRCADWTFERLVPFSCKRRGICPSCGGRRKAERAASLVDEMLPQVPVRQCVLTLPYRLRYPPGAAPRAAVSENGLYVELTGFVDTVPLWGEDCRSRSLGSSELQRVTARPALT; the protein is encoded by the coding sequence ATGGCGCTCATCCGCAAACATCTGGAGCCCTTCCTGCGGGAAGCCTCCGACCGGGGCGACGGACACGGCCTGCCCCGCTTCGTCGAGCAGGAGTTCCGCGAGTTCCTCACGTGCGGAGTCCTGGCCCATGGCTTCGCGCGGCTTCGGTGCGCCGACTGGACCTTCGAGCGCCTCGTGCCCTTCTCCTGCAAGCGACGCGGCATCTGTCCGAGCTGTGGGGGGCGACGGAAGGCCGAGCGCGCCGCCTCTCTGGTCGACGAGATGCTGCCACAGGTACCGGTGCGCCAGTGTGTTTTGACGCTGCCGTATCGCCTGCGCTACCCCCCAGGGGCGGCCCCCAGGGCCGCCGTGTCCGAGAACGGGCTTTATGTGGAGTTGACGGGTTTCGTGGACACTGTTCCCCTATGGGGGGAGGACTGCCGTTCCCGAAGTTTAGGCTCTTCAGAGCTTCAGCGAGTGACGGCTCGACCTGCCCTCACTTGA